The Globicephala melas chromosome X, mGloMel1.2, whole genome shotgun sequence genome window below encodes:
- the LOC132594464 gene encoding uncharacterized protein CXorf49 homolog — protein sequence MNGKEQKEARCDRDRDPGHRPSPRFRGRPGRDMSSPNKMSVWGRLFRPKGRERAGVREAGPAVQRGPAPGPETGEPRSGEGAGGFPNPEGFQLKREMVEARGPVLWGREGRPGSSAYHKRDLLDLIEESEEANLQQLTDQDVLGVRRYPTPESSTAFKESTMWTLRLEAGPGGRGAPGQSCGEGPTAPAGPLHLGRPEAGRALGNPKRGTNRKLNVAADRQRRSAEGLAWLLSDSESSDEFSETQLMTVSTYPRGGGQAKPSRPEDPGDTPRHSKFQIRENFLHVTGSSLSLAPRGLSSVVERQGVGKQGISSPKKMQSVLWGKGGSKPSYPGAAAAAAASVSAAAPGGLPQVTPRKNGAQEKKSVGGTSKLALGGTFRSRGQRISATPVEAATFPPFSGIPLPGRPKSYTLVLSGTKQSKHSGAGKKSVVRWARESEAVAGEDKDPNRDPAPKGQLLTHRPGTSCLRMHRRKASSGDVNTRGPQDPGNSEPLALNQGEVMPRGLAPSGDQGPLDHPPRPETQQQPLGTPCCPWVEPSVFLQEEQLVPLGPWSCGHAHSLLFCLS from the exons ATGAACGGGAAGGAGCAGAAGGAAG CCCGCTGTGACCGCGACCGCGACCCAGGCCATCGACCGTCGCCCCGGTTCCGGGGCCGCCCGGGTCGCGACATGAGCTCCCCGAATAAGATGTCTGTGTGGGGAAGGCTTTTCCGCCCAAAGGGCAGGGAGCGGGCCGGCGTCCGCGAGGCCGGCCCCGCAGTCCAACGGGGACCCGCCCCAGGCCCCGAGACTGGGGAGCCGCGGAGCGGCGAGGGCGCAGGCGGCTTCCCAAACCCCGAGGGCTTCCAGTTGAAACGGGAGATGGTGGAAGCTCGAGGGCCCGTGCTGTGGGGCCGCGAAGGCCGACCTGGCTCCTCTGCTTACCACAAGAGGGATCTCCTGGACCTGATCGAGGAGTCTGAGGAGGCCAACCTGCAGCAGCTGACCGACCAGGACGTGCTGGGCGTCCGCAGGTACCCGACCCCGGAGAGCTCCACTGCCTTCAAAGAGTCCACCATGTGGACACTGCGCCTCGAGGCGGGTCCCGGCGGTCGAGGAGCGCCCGGCCAGAGCTGTGGGGAGGGGCCGACGGCTCCAGCCGGCCCTCTCCACCTCGGTAGGCCTGAAGCGGGCCGGGCCTTGGGGAACCCTAAGAGAGGCACTAACCGTAAGTTGAACGTGGCTGCGGATCGCCAGCGGCGCTCCGCGGAAGGCCTGGCCTGGCTGCTGTCCGACTCCGAGTCCTCAGATGAATTCAGTGAGACACAGCTGATGACGGTGAGCACTTACCCCAGAGGAGGAGGCCAGGCCAAGCCCAGCAGACCCGAGGATCCCGGGGACACTCCCAGACACTCGAAGTTCCAAATCAGGGAGAATTTCCTTCACGTGACAGGCTCTTCCCTGTCCTTGGCTCCACGAGGACTCTCTTCGGTTGTGGAAAGGCAGGGCGTGGGAAAGCAGGGCATCTCTTCCCCTAAGAAAATGCAGAGTGTGCTGTGGGGCAAGGGGGGCAGCAAGCCCAGCTACCcgggagctgctgctgctgctgctgcttctgtttcTGCTGCTGCTCCAGGTGGCCTGCCGCAGGTCACTCCTAGGAAGAACGGAGCCCAGGAGAAGAAATCCGTCGGGGGAACATCCAAACTTGCCCTGGGGGGAACCTTCCGTTCCCGGGGGCAGCGAATCTCGGCAACTCCCGTGGAAGCGGCCACCTTCCCCCCATTCTCTGGTATTCCGCTGCCTGGGAGACCCAAGAGTTATACCTTGGTCCTTTCGGGAACCAAACAGTCCAAGCACAGCGGCGCTGGGAAGAAATCCGTGGTCAGGTGGGCAAGGGAGTCTGAGGCGGTGGCGGGAGAAGATAAGGACCCAAATAGAGACCCAGCCCCAAAGGGCCAA CTACTCACTCACAGGCCAGGGACATCTTGTCTGCGCATGCATCGTAGAAAAGCCAGCAGTGGCGACGTCAACACCAGAGGCCCCCAAGATCCAGGAAACTCAGAACCCTTGGCCCTGAACCAGGGAGAAGTCATGCCCAGGGGGCTTGCCCCCTCAG GTGACCAGGGGCCACTTGACCATCCCCCAAGACCGGAAACGCAGCAGCAGCCACTGGGAACGCCCTGCTGTCCTTGG GTTGAGCCCAGCGTCTTCCTGCAAGAGGAGCAGCTGGTACCTTTGGGGCCCTGGAGCTGTGGCCACGCTCATTCCCTCCTGTTCTGCCTCAGCTAG